From Novosphingobium resinovorum, the proteins below share one genomic window:
- a CDS encoding TonB-dependent receptor domain-containing protein, whose translation MKTARSALLLGVAAIPAIAAVAAAPARAQDSTQAAESSDTADSIIVTGTRIARPGLDTANPVTVVTSKDLTDAGTTNVTDYLKTIPALQASLSSYNNSGDRAAIGFTGLNLLDLRNLGYQRTLVLIDGRRQVASVDGTQAVDINTIPSDLLERVEVLTGGASAIYGADGVSGVVNFIQKKDFEGVTGRVQTGISKYGDAGQRLISLTAGHNFADGRGNFAVAWEHAEEDRLSSHRRKYLDGENRTGFYLNADDTETGSQNNDGIPDYIPLKGVRYNDTSPAGAIDVDFDFAPDFVGGLGQRYDPGVFVPNFYQQGGSGTLTSLYGNDLLPEINRDVVSGLFHFDFSDAFKLYAEGKYARSRSFSLAQPTWDYYLFIPEDNPYIPDAVRAAIDPANGGVLVNRDNFDFGRRGEDITRKTLRGVIGARGEISPNLSYDVSYVYGQTKVRSHYTNNMITDRYLAAIDAVSDGNGGATCRVNLDPTWTPNQPFGDYGTRSIIPPTTFSSGDCMPLNLFGENNASNRAALDWIMADTVDRTTLTQHVVSGSLTGNTEGLFELPGGAIGFAVGGEYRKEKSSFVADELAAQGLTFTNSLGNTQGQFDVWEAFGEVDVPILADMPFAKRLGLNGAFRYSDYSSIGSTNAWKVGGEWAPARDITFRGTYSKAVRAPNIGELYGQQSQTYEFIDDPCGSDYLQNGTQYRVTNCQALLSGLGVADPANYNDTRGSNIPGFSGGNPDLREETAKTWTAGVVLQPSFIPRLTITADWYDIRIKNAITTVDAQTVADLCVDQASLDNQYCSTITRQNGGQNAGYITSFLVGPLNVANMHTSGLDFQVNYTVPTDKYGVFGARVVGNYLHRLTEIPIPGADPVNNAYVAGNIAPKFQVTTDITWAKGPFSLDWQINYYSKMYRYDRQTVANNPDVVAPEYMKIKERFSHDLSFTYDVGDEFTIYGGINNLFDQKPDFASLNTPVSAIGRYFFMGAKVKLADLFGGAR comes from the coding sequence ATGAAAACCGCTAGAAGCGCCCTGCTTCTTGGCGTCGCCGCGATTCCGGCGATCGCCGCTGTGGCCGCCGCACCGGCGCGCGCGCAGGACAGCACGCAGGCTGCCGAGAGCAGCGACACCGCCGATTCCATCATCGTGACCGGCACGCGCATCGCCCGGCCCGGCCTTGATACGGCCAATCCGGTCACGGTCGTGACCTCCAAGGACCTGACCGACGCCGGCACCACCAACGTCACCGATTATCTCAAGACGATCCCGGCGCTGCAGGCTTCGCTCAGTTCCTACAACAACTCCGGTGATCGCGCCGCGATCGGCTTCACCGGCCTCAATCTGCTCGATCTGCGCAACCTCGGCTATCAGCGCACGCTGGTCCTGATCGACGGCCGCCGCCAGGTCGCATCGGTCGACGGCACGCAGGCCGTGGACATCAACACGATCCCGAGCGATCTGCTCGAACGCGTCGAAGTGCTCACCGGCGGCGCTTCCGCGATCTACGGTGCGGACGGCGTCTCGGGCGTCGTCAATTTCATCCAGAAGAAGGATTTCGAGGGCGTCACCGGCCGCGTCCAGACCGGTATCTCGAAGTACGGCGATGCCGGCCAGCGGCTGATCTCGCTCACAGCGGGCCATAACTTCGCCGATGGTCGCGGCAACTTCGCGGTGGCCTGGGAACACGCCGAGGAAGATCGCCTCAGCTCGCACCGCCGCAAATATCTCGACGGAGAAAACCGCACCGGCTTCTACCTCAACGCCGACGACACCGAGACGGGCAGCCAGAACAATGACGGCATCCCGGACTACATTCCGCTCAAGGGCGTGCGCTACAACGACACGTCCCCGGCGGGCGCGATCGACGTCGATTTCGATTTCGCACCGGACTTCGTGGGTGGTTTGGGCCAGCGGTACGACCCGGGCGTGTTCGTTCCCAACTTCTACCAGCAGGGCGGTTCGGGCACCCTCACCTCGCTTTACGGCAACGACCTGCTGCCCGAGATCAACCGCGACGTCGTCAGCGGCCTGTTCCACTTCGACTTCAGCGACGCCTTCAAGCTCTATGCCGAAGGCAAGTACGCGCGCAGCCGCTCCTTCTCGCTCGCGCAGCCGACCTGGGACTATTACCTCTTCATCCCCGAAGACAACCCGTACATCCCGGATGCCGTGCGCGCCGCCATCGATCCCGCCAACGGCGGCGTCCTGGTCAACCGCGACAACTTCGACTTCGGCCGCCGCGGTGAGGATATCACCCGCAAGACCCTGCGCGGCGTGATCGGCGCCCGGGGCGAGATCAGCCCGAACCTGTCCTACGACGTCAGCTACGTTTACGGCCAGACGAAGGTGCGCTCGCACTACACCAACAACATGATCACCGACCGCTACCTGGCGGCGATCGATGCGGTGAGCGATGGGAACGGCGGCGCCACCTGCCGGGTCAACCTGGACCCGACCTGGACGCCGAACCAGCCCTTCGGCGACTATGGCACGCGCAGCATCATTCCGCCGACGACCTTCTCGTCCGGCGACTGCATGCCGCTTAACCTGTTCGGTGAGAACAACGCGAGCAATCGCGCCGCGCTCGACTGGATCATGGCCGATACGGTGGATCGCACCACGCTGACCCAGCATGTCGTCAGCGGCTCGCTCACCGGCAATACCGAGGGCCTGTTCGAACTGCCCGGCGGCGCCATCGGCTTCGCGGTCGGCGGCGAATACCGCAAGGAAAAGAGCAGCTTCGTTGCCGACGAACTGGCAGCGCAGGGCCTCACCTTCACCAACTCGCTGGGCAACACTCAGGGCCAGTTCGACGTGTGGGAGGCATTCGGCGAAGTCGACGTGCCGATTCTGGCCGACATGCCGTTCGCCAAGCGCCTCGGCCTGAACGGCGCATTCCGTTATTCGGACTATTCCAGCATCGGTTCGACCAATGCCTGGAAGGTCGGCGGCGAATGGGCCCCGGCGCGCGACATCACGTTCCGCGGCACGTACTCGAAGGCCGTGCGCGCACCGAACATCGGTGAGTTGTACGGCCAGCAGTCGCAGACTTACGAGTTCATCGACGATCCGTGCGGCAGCGACTACCTGCAGAACGGCACCCAGTACCGCGTCACCAATTGTCAGGCCCTGCTCAGCGGTCTCGGCGTTGCCGATCCCGCGAACTACAACGACACGCGCGGCAGCAACATCCCCGGCTTTTCGGGCGGCAATCCCGACCTGCGTGAGGAAACCGCGAAGACCTGGACGGCGGGCGTGGTGCTCCAGCCCTCGTTCATCCCGCGCCTGACAATCACTGCCGACTGGTACGATATCCGCATCAAGAACGCGATCACCACTGTCGATGCGCAGACCGTGGCCGACCTGTGCGTCGATCAGGCATCGCTCGACAACCAGTACTGCTCCACCATCACGCGCCAGAACGGCGGCCAGAATGCAGGGTACATCACCAGCTTCCTGGTCGGGCCGCTCAACGTCGCGAACATGCACACCTCGGGCCTCGACTTTCAGGTCAACTACACGGTGCCGACCGACAAGTACGGCGTGTTCGGCGCGCGCGTGGTGGGCAACTATCTGCACCGCCTGACGGAGATTCCCATCCCCGGTGCGGATCCCGTCAACAACGCCTACGTCGCGGGCAACATCGCGCCCAAGTTCCAGGTCACCACCGACATCACCTGGGCCAAGGGACCGTTCAGCCTCGACTGGCAGATCAACTACTACTCGAAGATGTACCGGTACGATCGCCAGACGGTCGCCAACAACCCGGACGTCGTCGCGCCGGAATACATGAAGATCAAGGAGCGCTTCTCGCACGACCTGAGCTTCACGTATGATGTGGGTGACGAATTCACGATCTACGGCGGCATCAACAACCTGTTCGACCAGAAGCCGGACTTCGCCTCGTTGAACACGCCGGTCAGCGCGATCGGTCGTTACTTCTTCATGGGCGCCAAGGTGAAGCTGGCTGACCTGTTCGGCGGCGCCCGGTAA
- the clpB gene encoding ATP-dependent chaperone ClpB, translating into MNLEKFTDRAKGFLQAAQTVAIRLNHQRIAPEHILKALLDDPEGMAAGLIKRAGGNAVFATQELDKALAKIPAVSGSGAAGSPGLDNDAVRVLDAAEQAATKAGDSFVTVERLLLGLVLATTTAAGQALKAGNVTAQALEAAITELRGGRTADSAGAENAYDAMKKYARDLTQAAKDGKLDPVIGRDEEIRRTIQILARRTKNNPVLIGDPGVGKTAIAEGLALRIANGDVPDSLKDRSLMSLDMGSLIAGAKYRGEFEERLKAVLDEVKGADGQIILFIDEMHTLIGAGASEGSMDAGNLLKPALARGELHCIGATTLDEYQKYVEKDAALQRRFQPVFVGEPTVEDTISILRGLKEKYELHHGVRITDGAIVAAATLSNRYITNRFLPDKAIDLMDEAASRIRMEVESKPEEIEKLDRRIVQLKIEEMALGKESDSASKDRLAALRVELSNLEQQSSELTTRWQNERDKIAAEGKLKEQLDAARIELEQAQRGGDYAKAGELSYSTIPALEAKLAEAQATAGNALLREEVTEDDIAGVVSRWTGVPVDRMLEGEREKLLKMEQIIGGRVIGQTDAVAAVSKAVRRARAGLQDPNRPLGSFLFLGPTGVGKTELTKALAGFLFDDDTAMVRIDMSEFMEKHAVARLIGAPPGYVGYEEGGVLTEAVRRRPYQVVLFDEVEKAHSDVFNVLLQVLDDGRLTDGQGRVVDFTNTLIILTSNLGSQYLAGLDEGVDVSTVEPQVMEVVRGHFRPEFLNRLDEIVLFHRLGQEHMAPIVDIQVARVQKLLKDRKIVLDLSDAAKRWLGRVGYDPVYGARPLKRAVQRYLQDPLAEKLLAGEVPDGSHVRIEDGDGALAIRVE; encoded by the coding sequence ATGAATCTCGAAAAGTTCACTGACCGCGCAAAGGGGTTTCTCCAGGCCGCGCAGACCGTCGCGATCCGCCTGAACCACCAGCGCATCGCGCCCGAGCATATCCTCAAGGCCCTGCTCGACGATCCCGAAGGCATGGCCGCCGGGCTCATCAAGCGCGCCGGTGGCAACGCGGTGTTCGCGACGCAGGAACTCGACAAGGCGCTGGCGAAAATCCCCGCCGTTTCGGGCAGCGGCGCGGCCGGTTCGCCGGGTCTGGACAACGATGCCGTCCGTGTCCTCGACGCCGCCGAGCAGGCTGCGACCAAGGCGGGCGACAGCTTCGTCACCGTCGAGCGGCTGCTGCTGGGCCTGGTGCTGGCGACGACCACGGCGGCGGGCCAGGCGCTCAAGGCGGGCAATGTCACGGCGCAGGCACTCGAAGCCGCGATCACGGAGCTGCGCGGCGGCCGCACCGCCGACAGCGCGGGCGCGGAGAACGCCTACGATGCGATGAAGAAGTACGCCCGCGATCTCACGCAGGCGGCGAAGGACGGCAAGCTCGACCCGGTCATCGGCCGCGACGAGGAGATCCGCCGCACTATCCAGATCCTCGCGCGGCGCACCAAGAACAACCCCGTGCTGATCGGTGACCCAGGCGTCGGCAAGACCGCCATCGCCGAAGGGCTCGCGCTCCGCATCGCCAATGGCGACGTGCCCGACAGCCTCAAGGACCGCAGCCTGATGTCGCTCGACATGGGCTCGCTGATCGCGGGCGCCAAGTACCGCGGCGAGTTCGAGGAGCGCCTGAAGGCCGTGCTCGACGAGGTGAAGGGCGCTGACGGCCAGATCATCCTGTTCATCGACGAGATGCACACGCTGATCGGCGCGGGCGCCTCCGAAGGCTCGATGGACGCGGGCAACCTGCTCAAGCCCGCGCTGGCACGCGGCGAACTGCACTGCATCGGCGCGACCACGCTCGACGAATACCAGAAGTACGTCGAGAAGGACGCCGCGCTGCAGCGCCGCTTCCAGCCCGTGTTCGTGGGCGAGCCGACGGTCGAGGACACGATCTCGATCCTGCGCGGGCTCAAGGAAAAGTACGAGCTGCACCATGGCGTGCGGATCACCGACGGCGCGATCGTGGCGGCGGCGACGCTGTCCAACCGCTACATCACCAACCGCTTCCTGCCCGACAAGGCGATCGACCTCATGGACGAGGCCGCCAGCCGCATCCGCATGGAAGTGGAAAGCAAGCCCGAGGAGATCGAGAAGCTCGACCGCCGCATTGTCCAGCTCAAGATCGAGGAAATGGCGCTCGGCAAGGAGAGCGATTCCGCGTCGAAGGACCGGCTTGCCGCGCTGCGCGTGGAACTCAGCAACCTCGAACAGCAGTCGAGCGAACTGACCACCCGCTGGCAGAACGAGCGCGACAAGATCGCGGCGGAAGGCAAGCTCAAGGAACAGCTCGACGCCGCGCGCATCGAACTCGAGCAGGCGCAGCGCGGCGGCGACTACGCCAAAGCGGGCGAGCTGTCCTACAGCACCATCCCCGCGCTGGAGGCGAAGCTGGCGGAGGCGCAGGCCACCGCCGGGAACGCCTTGCTGCGCGAGGAAGTGACCGAGGACGACATCGCCGGCGTCGTCAGCCGCTGGACCGGGGTTCCGGTCGACCGCATGCTGGAAGGCGAGCGCGAGAAGCTCCTCAAGATGGAGCAGATCATCGGCGGCCGCGTGATCGGCCAGACCGATGCCGTCGCCGCCGTCTCCAAGGCGGTGCGGCGCGCGCGCGCGGGCCTGCAGGACCCGAACCGGCCGCTCGGCTCGTTCCTGTTCCTCGGCCCCACGGGCGTCGGCAAGACCGAGTTGACCAAGGCGCTGGCGGGCTTCCTGTTCGACGACGACACCGCGATGGTGCGCATCGACATGTCGGAGTTCATGGAGAAGCACGCGGTCGCCCGCCTGATCGGCGCGCCTCCGGGCTATGTCGGCTACGAGGAAGGCGGCGTGCTGACCGAGGCGGTGCGGCGGCGGCCTTATCAGGTCGTGCTGTTCGACGAGGTCGAGAAGGCGCATTCCGACGTCTTCAACGTGCTGCTGCAGGTGCTCGATGACGGGCGCCTGACCGACGGGCAGGGCCGCGTGGTGGACTTCACCAACACGCTCATCATCCTGACCAGCAACCTCGGCAGCCAGTACCTTGCCGGGCTTGACGAGGGCGTGGACGTCTCCACCGTGGAGCCGCAGGTGATGGAAGTGGTGCGCGGGCATTTCCGGCCCGAGTTCCTCAACCGTCTCGACGAGATCGTGCTGTTCCACCGGCTGGGCCAGGAGCACATGGCGCCGATCGTCGATATCCAGGTGGCCCGCGTGCAGAAGCTGCTCAAGGACCGCAAGATCGTGCTCGACCTGTCGGACGCGGCGAAGCGGTGGCTGGGGCGGGTGGGTTACGACCCGGTCTACGGCGCCCGGCCATTGAAGCGCGCGGTGCAGCGGTACTTGCAGGACCCGCTGGCGGAGAAGCTCCTGGCAGGCGAGGTGCCGGATGGATCGCACGTCCGGATCGAGGACGGCGACGGCGCGCTGGCGATACGCGTGGAATAA
- a CDS encoding nuclear transport factor 2 family protein, which translates to MAKFTPQQAADVLAIKQVIYEWGDELDIHNGLKMRETDCLAEDVRYNVGGQWREGLAAVEAFYKGRAETMKAGAGLMTMRHIITSLRVGFEGEDHAKVGYLLVFFAALGDGPFDKYCDPLAVADVKMECRRDADGEWRISLFDSGQIFKRG; encoded by the coding sequence ATGGCGAAATTCACACCCCAGCAGGCGGCAGACGTCCTCGCGATCAAGCAGGTGATCTACGAGTGGGGCGACGAACTCGACATCCACAACGGCCTGAAGATGCGCGAGACCGACTGCCTCGCCGAAGATGTGCGCTACAACGTCGGCGGCCAGTGGCGCGAGGGGCTGGCGGCGGTCGAGGCGTTCTACAAGGGCCGCGCCGAGACCATGAAGGCGGGCGCCGGCCTCATGACCATGCGCCACATCATCACCTCGCTGCGGGTCGGTTTCGAGGGCGAGGACCATGCGAAAGTCGGCTACCTGCTGGTGTTCTTCGCGGCGCTGGGCGACGGGCCTTTCGACAAGTACTGCGACCCGCTCGCGGTCGCCGACGTGAAGATGGAATGCCGCCGCGATGCCGATGGCGAGTGGCGGATCTCGCTGTTCGATTCGGGGCAGATCTTCAAGCGGGGGTAA
- a CDS encoding M16 family metallopeptidase, whose translation MRSVSTSSLSALAAALLLSACAAAPSGRPVASTPTAPPAPEAAPPRPAAASPQELVAKVDIPYDKFVLANGLTTIVHTDRKAPIVGVTLYYKVGSKNEPRGKTGFAHLYEHLFFGGSSNVPNFDIPLEAAGSTSTNGSTWYDRTNYIETVPTGALDLALFMESDRMGALLPAVTQDKLNKQRGVVQNEKRQGDNQPYGLAEYAVAEGLFPVGHPYHHSTIGSMADLDAASLTDVRKWFTDHYGPNNVVLVLSGDIDAATAKPKVEKWFGAIPKGPEVAPVAAGPVTLSAPISRDLTDQVPTVRLSRDWSGPGLNDADAAALRIGMHILGGLASSRLDNELVRGQQLAVSVTASAQTFEQASFLDASMDVKPGVQRAKAEAALDKVIADFVAKGPSEDEVRRAVTSILSSEIGGLEQVGGFSGKGATLAEGQVYSNDPAKYKADLQAIAALTPDAVRTAMSRWLGRPVYKIAVVPGARTEDGAKMGGWGDEAANPPAAAGKAAKAPKLAPAPRRSAPPVAPVSALAFPAIERTTLSNGIPVTLARRTTVPKLVLSIDFDAGYAADALDTPGTQGLMLGMLEEGTKTRNATQIAEEQERLGASIGTGASLDTSSLTLSALSDNLAPSLALASDVLLHPAFAQADFDRARGQAQAELAQAQSTPSALASRTMSGELFGTHPYAQPGDGLGSDTALAALTPEALRAAHAKWLRPDLARITVVGDVTMEQLKPLLEKAFGGWKAPAAPKPVKSLDTATPAPASRVVLIDRPNSPQSVILAGRVLPLTGRTPNEESLMLANDVVGNGFLSRLNLDIREEKGWSYGVRSGISQATGPVTMQVMAPVQADRTGDSIRAIIADMSALPTKQPISAEEYQRVTDGAIRSLPNDFETNAQVLAAIVKNDRLGRPEDYYVKLAQTYRGIDAKRIGGAAAQYLQPADLTWVIVGDRKIVEPQLKALGLPVEVRPAPSVAGENESEGASE comes from the coding sequence ATGCGATCCGTATCCACGTCGAGCCTGAGCGCTCTCGCCGCCGCCCTTCTCCTCTCCGCCTGCGCTGCCGCCCCCTCCGGCAGGCCTGTCGCCAGCACGCCGACGGCGCCGCCTGCACCGGAGGCCGCACCGCCTCGGCCCGCCGCCGCATCGCCGCAGGAACTGGTCGCCAAAGTCGACATCCCCTACGACAAGTTCGTCCTCGCCAACGGCCTCACCACCATCGTCCACACCGACCGCAAGGCGCCGATCGTGGGCGTCACGCTCTACTACAAGGTCGGCTCCAAGAACGAGCCGCGCGGCAAGACCGGCTTCGCGCACTTGTACGAGCACCTGTTCTTCGGCGGCTCATCCAACGTGCCCAACTTCGACATTCCGCTGGAAGCGGCCGGGTCCACCTCGACCAACGGCTCCACCTGGTACGATCGCACCAACTACATCGAGACGGTGCCGACCGGCGCGCTCGACCTTGCGCTGTTCATGGAGAGCGACCGCATGGGGGCGCTGCTCCCCGCCGTCACGCAGGACAAGCTCAACAAGCAGCGCGGCGTCGTCCAGAACGAGAAGCGGCAGGGCGACAACCAGCCCTACGGCCTCGCCGAATATGCGGTGGCCGAGGGCCTGTTCCCGGTCGGCCACCCCTATCACCACTCGACGATCGGCTCGATGGCCGACCTAGACGCCGCCAGCCTGACCGACGTGCGCAAGTGGTTCACCGACCATTACGGCCCCAACAACGTCGTCCTCGTCCTCTCGGGCGACATCGACGCGGCGACCGCGAAGCCCAAGGTCGAGAAGTGGTTCGGCGCGATCCCGAAGGGGCCTGAAGTCGCCCCCGTCGCGGCCGGGCCGGTCACCCTGTCCGCGCCGATCTCGCGCGACCTGACCGATCAGGTGCCGACCGTGCGCCTCAGCCGCGACTGGAGCGGCCCCGGGCTCAACGATGCGGACGCCGCCGCCCTGCGCATCGGCATGCACATCCTCGGCGGCCTCGCCAGCTCACGGCTGGACAACGAACTGGTGCGCGGGCAGCAGCTTGCCGTCTCCGTCACCGCCTCTGCCCAGACGTTCGAGCAGGCCAGCTTCCTCGACGCCTCGATGGACGTGAAGCCCGGCGTCCAGCGCGCCAAGGCCGAAGCCGCGCTCGACAAAGTCATCGCCGATTTCGTCGCCAAGGGGCCGAGCGAGGACGAAGTGCGCCGCGCTGTCACCTCCATCCTGTCGAGCGAGATCGGCGGGCTGGAGCAGGTCGGCGGCTTCTCCGGCAAGGGCGCGACCCTCGCCGAAGGGCAAGTCTATTCGAACGATCCGGCCAAGTACAAGGCGGACCTGCAGGCCATCGCCGCGCTGACGCCCGACGCCGTGCGCACCGCGATGTCCAGGTGGCTCGGCCGCCCGGTCTATAAGATCGCGGTGGTGCCGGGTGCACGCACCGAGGACGGCGCGAAGATGGGCGGCTGGGGTGACGAAGCCGCCAACCCGCCCGCAGCGGCAGGCAAGGCCGCCAAAGCCCCAAAGCTCGCCCCCGCGCCCAGGCGCAGTGCGCCGCCGGTCGCACCGGTCAGCGCCCTCGCCTTCCCGGCGATCGAGCGCACCACGCTCTCGAACGGCATCCCCGTCACGCTGGCGCGGCGGACCACGGTGCCCAAGCTGGTCCTGTCGATCGACTTCGACGCCGGGTACGCGGCCGATGCGCTCGACACGCCGGGCACGCAGGGGCTGATGCTCGGCATGCTCGAGGAAGGCACCAAGACCCGCAACGCCACCCAGATCGCCGAGGAACAGGAGCGCCTCGGCGCCTCGATCGGCACCGGTGCCAGCCTCGACACCAGCAGCCTGACGCTGAGTGCGCTCAGCGACAACCTCGCGCCCTCGCTGGCGCTGGCCTCCGACGTGCTGCTGCATCCGGCTTTCGCGCAGGCCGACTTCGATCGCGCGCGCGGACAGGCGCAGGCCGAACTGGCGCAGGCTCAATCGACGCCAAGCGCGCTGGCCTCGCGTACGATGAGCGGCGAACTCTTCGGCACTCATCCTTATGCCCAGCCCGGCGACGGCCTCGGCAGCGATACCGCGCTCGCCGCCCTCACGCCCGAGGCGCTGCGCGCCGCCCATGCCAAGTGGCTGCGCCCCGACCTCGCGCGGATCACCGTGGTCGGCGACGTGACCATGGAGCAGCTCAAGCCGCTGCTGGAAAAGGCGTTCGGCGGCTGGAAGGCCCCGGCCGCACCCAAGCCGGTGAAATCGCTCGACACCGCGACGCCCGCACCCGCATCGCGCGTAGTGCTGATCGACCGGCCGAACTCGCCGCAGTCGGTGATCCTCGCCGGGCGGGTGCTGCCGCTGACCGGCCGCACGCCGAACGAGGAATCGCTGATGCTGGCGAACGACGTCGTCGGCAACGGCTTCCTTTCGCGCCTGAACCTCGACATTCGCGAGGAAAAGGGCTGGAGCTACGGCGTACGCTCGGGCATCAGCCAAGCGACGGGGCCGGTGACGATGCAGGTCATGGCGCCCGTGCAGGCCGACCGCACGGGCGATTCGATCCGCGCCATCATCGCCGACATGAGCGCCCTGCCGACGAAGCAGCCGATTTCGGCCGAGGAGTACCAGCGCGTCACCGACGGCGCGATCCGCAGCTTGCCCAACGACTTCGAGACGAATGCGCAAGTGCTCGCCGCCATCGTCAAGAACGACCGGCTGGGACGGCCTGAAGATTACTATGTGAAGCTCGCGCAGACCTATCGCGGCATCGACGCGAAGCGGATCGGCGGCGCGGCGGCGCAGTATCTGCAGCCCGCCGACTTGACCTGGGTGATCGTCGGCGACCGCAAGATCGTGGAACCGCAGCTCAAGGCCCTGGGTTTGCCCGTGGAGGTCCGCCCCGCACCCAGCGTCGCGGGCGAGAACGAGAGCGAAGGAGCTTCCGAATGA
- the gatB gene encoding Asp-tRNA(Asn)/Glu-tRNA(Gln) amidotransferase subunit GatB gives MSTSTYRIQGATGDWEVVIGLEVHAQVTSNSKLFSGSATAFGAEPNTQVSLIDAAMPGMLPVPNGECIRQAVRTGMAIDAQINKWSRFDRKNYFYADLPQGYQISQLYHPLVGEGSLTIEADEKAGIPEDKVIGIERIHVEQDAGKLMHDQHPTMSYVDLNRSGVALMEIVSRPDMRSPAEAGAYVAKLRTILRYVGSCDGNMDQGSMRCDVNVSVRKPGDEFGTRTETKNVNSVRFVMQTIEHEANRQVDVIEGGGKIVQETRLFDPNSGTTRSMRSKEDAHDYRYFPDPDLLPLELDDAFLEACRASLPELPDAKRARYEGELGLSAYNAAVLTTDVDTFQWFEALLAETASAQGKAPAEVAKQAANWLISEFFGALNKLGKSLEDSPVSHAQAAELLALVGKGTISGSIAKQVLEIMLETGDGAGVIVEREGLKQESDTGAIEAKVDEILAANADKVAQYREGKVALFGFFVGQTMKAMQGKANPQVVNEILKAKLG, from the coding sequence ATGTCCACTTCCACCTATCGCATCCAGGGCGCCACCGGGGACTGGGAGGTCGTGATCGGCCTCGAAGTCCATGCGCAGGTCACGTCCAATTCCAAGCTGTTCTCCGGCTCGGCGACGGCGTTCGGCGCGGAGCCGAACACGCAGGTCTCGCTGATCGACGCGGCGATGCCGGGCATGCTGCCCGTACCAAACGGTGAGTGCATCCGTCAGGCGGTGCGCACCGGCATGGCGATCGACGCGCAAATCAACAAGTGGTCGCGCTTCGATCGCAAGAACTACTTCTATGCCGATCTTCCGCAGGGCTACCAGATCAGCCAGCTCTACCACCCGCTCGTCGGCGAAGGCTCGCTGACGATCGAGGCGGACGAGAAGGCGGGTATCCCCGAGGACAAGGTCATCGGCATCGAGCGCATCCACGTCGAGCAGGATGCGGGCAAGCTGATGCACGATCAGCACCCGACGATGTCCTATGTGGACCTCAACCGTTCGGGCGTGGCGCTGATGGAGATCGTCAGCCGCCCGGACATGCGCTCGCCCGCCGAGGCCGGCGCCTATGTCGCCAAGCTGCGCACGATCCTGCGCTATGTCGGCTCGTGCGACGGCAACATGGATCAGGGCTCGATGCGCTGCGACGTCAACGTCTCGGTCCGCAAGCCCGGCGACGAGTTCGGCACCCGTACCGAGACCAAGAACGTCAACTCGGTGCGCTTCGTCATGCAGACGATCGAGCACGAGGCGAACCGCCAGGTCGACGTGATCGAGGGCGGCGGCAAGATCGTGCAGGAAACCCGTCTGTTCGACCCGAACAGCGGCACCACCCGCTCGATGCGCTCGAAGGAAGACGCGCACGACTATCGCTACTTCCCCGATCCCGACCTGCTGCCGCTGGAACTGGACGATGCGTTCCTGGAGGCGTGCCGCGCCTCGCTGCCCGAACTGCCGGACGCCAAGCGCGCGCGCTACGAAGGCGAACTGGGGCTGTCGGCCTACAACGCCGCGGTGCTGACCACCGACGTCGACACGTTCCAGTGGTTCGAGGCGCTGCTGGCCGAGACCGCTTCGGCGCAGGGCAAGGCGCCTGCCGAAGTCGCCAAGCAGGCGGCGAACTGGCTGATCTCGGAGTTCTTCGGCGCGCTCAACAAGCTGGGCAAGAGTCTCGAGGATTCGCCGGTCAGCCATGCGCAGGCCGCCGAACTGCTGGCGCTGGTCGGCAAGGGTACGATCTCCGGCTCGATCGCCAAGCAGGTGCTTGAGATCATGCTCGAGACCGGCGACGGCGCGGGCGTCATCGTCGAGCGCGAGGGGCTGAAGCAGGAATCGGACACCGGCGCCATCGAGGCCAAGGTGGACGAGATCCTCGCCGCCAACGCCGACAAGGTCGCGCAGTACCGCGAGGGCAAGGTGGCGCTGTTCGGCTTCTTCGTCGGCCAGACGATGAAGGCGATGCAGGGCAAGGCCAACCCGCAGGTCGTCAACGAGATCTTGAAGGCGAAGCTCGGCTGA
- a CDS encoding type II toxin-antitoxin system VapC family toxin, producing the protein MLGNRAPDYFHQRIADLGAASDLFVNEIIFAEISGNYASAQDVADLLNGFGLNTARLSLADCHRAGTAYRQYRRNGGVRTSILSDFLIGAQAANRGWPIVTRDRKGFATYFPEVDLIDPYIDTSKA; encoded by the coding sequence ATGCTCGGCAACCGCGCTCCCGACTATTTCCACCAGCGGATCGCCGATCTGGGCGCGGCAAGCGACCTGTTCGTCAACGAGATCATCTTCGCCGAGATTTCCGGCAATTATGCCTCCGCGCAGGACGTTGCAGACCTGCTGAACGGCTTCGGGCTGAATACGGCGCGGCTTTCTCTGGCCGATTGCCACCGGGCCGGAACGGCATACAGGCAATACCGGCGCAACGGCGGCGTCCGCACCAGCATCCTGTCCGATTTCCTGATCGGCGCGCAGGCGGCGAACCGGGGCTGGCCTATTGTCACGCGGGACCGTAAGGGGTTCGCGACGTATTTTCCCGAGGTCGACTTGATCGACCCGTACATCGACACAAGTAAGGCTTGA